TGAAAGTATTGAAAAAGACCTGGAATGCTGAGAGCCACAACTGGCAAGGTAGAAATGTGATGGAAAAAATCAAAGCCTTTGCCTCAGAGAGGTATAGCTTGGAAGGATTAAAGACAGCTCCCAGTTGTAAGTCTaggcagcagagaggaagagttGTGAGATCTGAACTACAaactgcccagagaggttgtggagtctccttctctggagatattccaaacccgcctggatgcgatcctgtgcaacatgctctaggtgaccctacttgagcaggggaggttggactagatgatttccagagatgccttccaacctctaccattctgtgattctgtaacttGAACTTCAGTGCAACTATGTTAAAGTTTTGTGAAATCTGTATATTCATAGATATTCtgtatatttgtatttgtttgaaAGTTGAAAATCTGCACCTCTGTGACATTACATCAGGAGAATTAAGTGAAAACTTGACTTCATCAACTTGTCAAGAGTTTATAAATCCTAAGCCTATTTTTGCCCTAACACAGTTTCTTCAAATTGATAAAAGCTCTAATACTGGCTCATTAGGGATAGACTTAGGACTCTTGCATCCCACATTGTTTGTTATGACAGTTTCATGTAGCTGTAAGTTAATAAATAAATTGTCCTCAAAGTGTAGGAAGTGTTCAGAGTTACATGGTCACTAAGTAAGAGGGAGGATAAAACTCCAGAGCCACTTGCTTCCTGGTCTGTCTGTAGACCTGGTCTGTCTGTGTGATGTTTCTCTTGCTTTATTCTTGGCTCACTTGCAAATTAAAGGTAGAGCATGTTTTGAACAGAgatggaggagggggagaaaacagTGATGCAGGTTTGTGTGGCCAGTCAACTCAGCAGATGAAAATAGATAGCATATATGATTGAACTCTTAAAAGTGTGGAAATTAATACTCATTAGTGAGCAAAATACACATTGCTGCTGAAGGAAAGCACCAAAGTTCTTTGGAGTGTTAGTCACTTAAACAGTTTTGTGGCATAAATTTATACTTCTGGCATGTTTAATCTTTGTGTGACAGTTTTATCATTAAATAAATCTGTAGCTGTCCCCATCCACAAGCTGATTTTTAAAGGTTTGCGTGGAATGCTTAGATGAGGAAGGTGAGGAAAAGCTCCAGATTATTTCTCCCCTTGTCCTTAGTTTCAGTATACAGAACAGCTCCTTTCTGACTGGCTACAATATTGTTGTGCCTGGCAGAATTTTGCAGTCTGCAAACTACAGAAGATCACAGTTTTCCATTACAAAACATGTTCTCTGCTCAAACAGTTGAAAGTAATTACTGTGGTGAGAGTCTTGATCTCACCTTCATGCTGAACTTGTAAAACTTTCAGAATCAGTGTTGCATCATCCCACTCCTAGAAGCAGCAAGAaatctttcagtctttcttcGTAACTTTGATCCTTGAGCCCTGGTAACCAAAGCGATTCTAGACTAATCCTAACAGTGAGCCGTGCTAGGGGGTGTAATAGCAACATGTTGAACCACCGATGTGTTGAACCACAGCTCTGTCTTGCAGCGcgcctgcagcctggcagcatcgCGTGTGGCCCTTCCATCGCACTAATCCTACGCGTCAGAGGACAGCCTGCTTTTGTCTGGCTCTCCAGTTCTGGTGTACTGTGTGTGATGGTTAGATGACTGCTGTGTGTGCTTGGCTTCAGTTAAACTGCTTTTATTTCGGTTTGTAGAGGAGTGCAGTCACCTTGCGCAAACAGTTAAGAGGGGGTGCGAGCGGCCGCCGGCTGGCAGGTGGCAGAGCGAAGCAGGCTGGAGAGGAAAGCAGCCAGTGCGGCTGGGGATTGCAGTCAGCCAGTAGTAGGAGTTGTCGTTCAGCTCTTTCTGCCTGGCTGACTTttggtgatttttctttcactatCAGGAAGCTGGAAACACAGGATGCAGACAGGAGACCTCTGGCATTTTCCACATCTGTGGCACTACTCCCAAAATGGTAACAGCTAGCAGCAGAAACACTGGGACAGGGAATGCGTGCAAAAACGACAGGCTCGGTTTCTGTGTGTTTGGCTATGTTTCAGTTACCCGCGTGACTTTTGAAAATGGCAGCTTTGCCTtgaagaaatttttctttcttttcaaataaaagcagcCTTTTTCTGCATTTGATGGGATCATCATACTTCAGAGGATCTgaatttttttcactgatttttaatgTTGCCTTTTGGCTGCAGCTTTGTAGCTGTTTGGACAGCTTTTGAAGAAATTTGATGTGTGAAAAATCATATAATGAAATAAGCTACTAGAGAATGCTTAAGCATTGATAGCAAAATGACAGTTTATTTGCTTTAAGCTTTGTGTAGATGATGAAAAAGAAGAGTCATAGGGTTCTGGGATTTTATTCTATTCTCACATGCCTAATGTAAGTTAAGTGACTTACTGGCATTTTCTGTTCAATTCAGTATTATTTTATTGGAGGAAGAGACTGTCTAAGACTACCAAAGTCTAATTCCAAATTCTGAGGTAGGTACAGTTTGTGCAAGATAAGGCCACATGAATTTGTGTGTTTACAGTTATGAATTTTCCTGTCTCTTATCCTTGTTGCTCTTTGTTGAACAGACATTTCTGCTTTAATCTTGTCTTGTGAGATATAGAAAACAAGATCTTGTTGATTTTTATTATACTGGTTGATTGAGATATAGATGAGATTAATATTAAACGAGTTAATCAGGCCTTATTTGTAGTTCCACTGTATCATGAAATTGTTATGTCTGGCCAGTGGCTTTCTCCTGCAAAACTAAGTTTAGATAGAACTTAGTTGCTGCAATTAAGTATTAGTTGTGCTAACATTAAATAATGCATATTAGAAATGTTACATGATGCAGATTAATGGTTCTCTTTCATGAGCAAGTACTTTGTAGTATTGTTAATAGAAGCTCGTATTTGAAAAAAAGTGGCTATTATCAAATGGAGGTTTTGACTGGAAAAATAAGATAATCATGTCTTGTCAGTTTTTGCTTTCTGTAAGATGTGAATCAAATGAGCTTGGGGCATGGGCCAGTGAAACAATTCAAGTTTTGTTACTGCTCTGTGCATgctactgatttaaaaaaataataattaaaatatattacatttaTCTAGTTCTGTATTTTTGTCCCAGTTTTCCTAATGCTTAGGACCTAAAGTTTAAAAGGTAATGAGTATTCACAGTTATAATCAGATTTAGTCAGCACAAATGGACACTGGCTGTTAATCATTGTAATAGTACTCAATAGCTGAAGCTGTCAAAACTAGGGAATACATTTTGAAATGCCTTTTCCTGTCTATTAGATGTAGCAATagttcttattttcctttctgtattttccagaaGTGTTCAATAATTATTGATGTCCTAGAACTTAGTCCTGTGTTAGAACTTTTTTAACTTCGTAAGCACAAAAGGAATCCTattctttgggggaaaagaagaggCTTTTCTTCTCACATTTCTCTAAAAGTTTTTTGATGAGCATGTGAGGTAACATCTTTACTGCTCTTCTGGTAGTCCTTCCCTCATGCTGTTAATGCGTTGTACTTTGTTAGCTGTAAAAATGGGTCTTTCAGACATGCAGTACTCTTCTGAATGAAGCCTGGAGAGGTTCCCTGTGAAACTTAAGGTGTTTTTCTTGAATGTAAGGCTAGTATCCCAGTCTTCTCAGGTGGGATACTTATTTCTTGTGGGCACTTACCACTGGAAGTGTTTCTGTGAAGGCTGTAGAAGAAACAGAAGCGTGAAACTGCAGGTAAAGCTTCTCCTTAAGCCAGAAGTAAGGAGCTTCTGTTAAACACCTGTAACCAAGCGAAACAGTCAGAGAGCTCTGTTGAAGTTGTGGCTTATCAGAGTGGAGACATTTATTTCAGATTAACCTTTAAAATGACCTAAAATAAGTAATAACATTATCCTTTTAAAAGTGGGTAAGTTCCCTGTTTGGGTTATGAGCCATCCAGGGAGAAAGAAATTTGTAAATACAAACTGTTTGCCAACTTACAAGAGCTTATTTTCCCACGTTTCCCTTCAGTTATATTCCTGTCCCTGTGTCCACAAGGCTTAGACATTTCTTGGTTCACTTGTTAGAAATGAAGCACTCTTAGTTAACTACTCGTGTATGTGGGCCTGTCTTCCTGGAGAGCTCCAGTAAATTTGTTTTGGGGATAGTAAATTCCTTTTGGTTCTTGGAGGTTCTCGCAGTGAGCCTTTTTAGAGGTGGTAGTTGTATCGTTTTGGCATAGTCATATTACGTGACTTGTGCCTGACAGTGGTTGCATGGGGCATTGCAGCAGCTGGGATGGCATGGATCCCAATGCAGTTCCTTGCTCTGCCTCACAACACTACCTCTCTCatgtttttttgctgctgttcaagCTGAGCTGTGTCATTGACCCCTACTCTTGGTGTTTGCACTGTATAGTCATGAGAACATCAGGCAGCCAGGTCCTAGCTGGCTTTAAACTAGTTGCCTTGGTCCTGGTAGCACAGAGTGCCAATCCAGGTGCAGTAGTGTGGCCTTCTGGGTGGGTTAAAGCTATCCAAAGGAGAAGACCAGCTTTGCTTTTTAGTTCAGTTTTACATATTTCCAAAGCTTTCAGGGTGACATGCACAGCCTACAATGTTAGCTTCATGGTAGCTTCTTACATTTTAAAGGAATGCTGGTCttgtgaatgttttatttttttatttcctctgcagaGTTTCTGTACTGATATGAAGCCCAACTTGGCCCTGTGAATAGCCCCTACCGTTTTCAGCTCAGCGAGGAGAACTTAGCCACTGGTACTGCAATGCTTCGATCTAGCTTGAGCGCTGTGAGGACTCTTCCTTTGAAGAAGAGGATCTGTTTCCTGATGAAACTTATGTGCTTTATAAGCTCGGTGTTAATATTTTgtgaatttttaatttattatgtgGTGATTTTTCCATGTCACTGGCCGGAAGTAAAAGCTGGAGCTCACATGGGTAACAAAGAGATTTCTACTTCAGTCTTGAAGGCCATAATTTTAGCTGATACTCACCTGCTTGGTGAAATCAAAGGACATTGGCTGGATAAACTAAGAAGGTAATAATTTAATTTTTGGAATAATCTCTATCCTTTTTTAGAGCTTTTAATAGTAACTAATGGCACAGATGGTTGCAACTAATGCTGAGGTATTTGTAAGAAGTAAGTACGGTGGCTCTGACTTGCCCATCTGGATTTGGACTGGTGATGATAAACTAGTGTTGAAAGGTTAAGGAATGGGCCTTATTTAGTCAGTGCAGTGTTGAACATTCAGGTAGTTTGTGGGTGTAGACGCCTCAGCATTTTAGAAAGGGCAGACAGTCTTTTCCAGTGTGTAGTAATGATATATAAAATGCCTTAAAAAGGAGCCAGATAACTTTGATGTCCATCTAGTTTATATCTTTAATTGCAGAGATAGGGAAGCTGGTAGCAGTTTGGAGCAGAATAATCAGTGCCAAAATCAGATAAAAACAAAGATAATCCAATCCTGTGCCTAATGCACAAAGCCATGCTGTTTCTGTTAATCCACAAAGAAGCAGAATGCTGCAAGAAAGTACTAATTTTGCCATGATATGATCATCATAAACTTTTGTTGAAGAAGCAATGACATAATAAAACCAATGCAATAATTCAGCAATTGACCAGAGCAGTGTTTAACGAATTTGTAAGGAATAAAGATAAACAAACTGGTATTACTTCTTGTGTGAGTTGGTCCTAATTGTTCTGTAGTGAGTTTAGAAGCACCTACTGCATTTCAAACTCCTTTCTAagtttttaaattgattttcatATTAGCACTTTCAGTAGGTAGTAGCTATCTTCACTTTCCAGCCAGGCTGTGTTTGCATTCAGAGTCAAGGATGCAGAAGCTAGGCAATGATGATTCTGGGTGTATATTTTCCCCTTAGGGAGTGGCAAATGGAGAGATCTTTCCAAACTGCTTTGTGGTTGCTGCAGCCAGATATTGTTTTTATTCTGGGAGATGTCTTTGATGAAGGAAAATGGAGCTCACCTCAGGTATGACATACAcagctattttatttcaaaaaagaggATTTCTTGAAGGGAATGGATGGCAGAATAAGTCAGACTAGGTATGCAAAGCTTTATTTAATATTACTATAGTTGTCTTGCTGATAGAAGCTTCTAGTATGTTAGATATGAGTTGAAATGATGTGATTTTCGCTCATTTTTGGTAGTACCTTAGCACTTTTCTCTCTAATATCtagttttaaaatgtgaacatCTCGCTGAATGTGCACTTCTGTATTACCTATTTATGATTCTCTTACAATATTGTGGAACAGTGTTAATTTCTCTATTTTCCTGCAGGCATGGGCAGATGATGTCAGGAGATTTCGGAAAATGTTTAGACATCCAGTTTCTACTGAGCTAGTGGTTATTGTTGGAAATCATGACATTGGATTTCATTATGAGTAAGTCTTGTCAGTGAAAAGAATAGGCAAGTGTCACGATTGAAATGTCACCATGCATACATATAGTAACCATTTTTGTGTCTCAGTGACTTTGTGTGtttatacagaatatttttgaTCATAGCTAAGTTGAAAGGGATAGTAATTTAGACCAAGATCTTGAAGTGTATTGATCTGTGGACAACACACTATGGGAGTGCACTGTAGAACTGTTTTCAGACTCATTTTGTGCTGGTCTGAGCTTGTGAAGTTCAGAGCTGGGTGCTCTGCATTGGCAGAGAAGTCTTGaggctgctttttcttctgctggaCTTCGGTGCCTGATAAGTACTTAGGCTAAGTATACACCCTTTCTCCTGTTATCTCAGCATGGGAAAGTGTAAGTGCCCTCGCTCTCCTGTAGGATGGTTGTGCTTGCACTTACCATTGGGAGAGAATACGCTATGAATGGCAGAGAATCCCTGTGGGTTTGGCAAATCGAATCTTGAATACGTGATCTAGATAATGGAGTGGTAAGCTGTGTGAATgctcttaaaaatgtaaaactgtGTCAAATTATCTATAATGCCAGTTTTCTTCCTCAGTTGTATTTTTGTTCTATCACACAGAATGACCACTTATAAGGTAAAGCGATTTGAAAAGGTTTTCAACTTTACTTCAGGAAAGCTAATAACTCGAAAAGGAATAAAGTgagtatatataatttttttttcaatgttcaGAGTAGTGGTTACTGATCTAGGAGACCTGAATGATAAAAGATGAGATTTGCAAGTGGTGTTTCTAATGAAATAGTATTGGAATTCGTAGCTTACAGCCtcttaaaattgtttttgctttgtagCTAGTTTGTGATATGTTAAAGGAAACACTGCAAGCACATATCTTGATACAGAGTGGATGCTGTTACTTTGAGGAAgataattttaaatggaaaagtacTGTGGAGTTGGAATCTGCTTCTCTGGTTTGTTTCTACTTCCTTGCAGTTGGTAATGACCCATGGCtgtaaacataaaagaaaaatgggattcagtaaagaaaaacaaacaaaacccttctCTGCTTACATGTTAGagtttcattaattttaataacTTCTTTAGTCTGCAGAACTTAATTCTTAGCTCAGGAATTTGGCAGGATAGCAGAAGCTTGTCCAAAGTTTTGCCACAGGGTGGGGCAGTAATGCACAGGCTCGGTTTGGCTTACAGTAACAGGTAGATCTTGTTACAGAGCTTGTTCTTGTAGTTGCATGTCTGTTCATTGGCAGTCACTGGTAACATAGCAAAGGTGTTGCTGTTTCTGTAGTTGTCTGATGTGTGTCCTTTTGTTATTTTCACATACTGTGTAGGAGTCTGACGAGGGAGAGCAACAGTGGATCTAGGGAAGGgccttttgtcttctgtttatttatttatctgccTTAGATACACGAAGAGAAAACCCCTTGCAAGTCTGTAGTTTGGCATGTATGCCATCAGTTTATAATTTTTTATGCGAATGTAAGATTTGAAAGCTACAAGTTTAAGCTGGTTCCCTTAATTAAACAGACCTTTAAAGCATTCTAAAGAGGCCTAAACTGGTGTGTTTTTTAGGGAGACTTATGAGCTTCACGAATGGTCAGTACAATACTATTGTTTACCATGCAGATGTAAGGTCTTCTACATAtgtatttcagctgtttttaGAAATAGTCATCAGGGAAATCTCCTTATCACCTTTGATAAAATAGCACAGCAGAATTCTTGCATCCAGCAGTGGATTTTATGTACAGTACTATATTCACTAACAGAAATGAGCTACATTATTACTGAAATGTTACTGGATAAACTATTCTATAACACATCAGTGGTCTAAAACCAGCTTAATTTGATAAAAGATAATTTAAACTTATTTTGGTTTTGACCAGTAATTTAAATGGAGGCATTTAGCTCATTTATGTCTGTATATTGAATTGAGCTGGGAATATGTCTATTCATTGAATCCTGAATGAGTGACTACAACAGGAATAAATCTGGTGTCAGAAGGTTATAGTTTGAAATATACTGGGAAAACTTTATTTCTTTTACAAGTAAAATCCCATTTTCCTTCTGAGAGACCATAAGGTGTGAAAGAAAGTATGTTCAGGGCAGATGGCAAAGtgctattttgcttttcagttgttCAGAAGAAACTGGATTTCCTCTGAtgcctaaaatatatatttagggaGAAGCAACTTCCCCTTTCCCTCAGAATTCAGTTTGTTGGGCTTCTAGCAGTCCACTAGAATACAGTTTAAGTACCCATTACAACATTAAAAAGAATCTTGAAGTGTAAACATGAAATTTTTGGCACACAGTATATTGTTCACTCTAAGAAACAACAAATTATAAAACAACCTATGATGTAGAGAAATGGTTACCTGCAATATGGATACTCAGGAGAGGATTTATAGCATGTGATTTGGGAAGCTGTTACATTCTGCTGTTTTGCTGAGCTGCATCCAACTTCTGAATACttgcattttataaaataagGTTTATCCCACTTCTGTGCATGAATAGCAAatacctctctgccctccccacTTCCTTTCTCTTTACCCCCTACTCTGCATTTTCCAGCTTTGTCATAGTGAACAGCGTAGCCATGGAGGGTGACGGCTGTGCTGTCTGCCGTACTTCAGAGGCAGAGCTTGTGGCTCTTTCTCACAAACTGAATTGCTCCCAGCAGGTAAGAGTTTATTAAGGATCTGATTATagccagcagctcagctgctgcaaTGGAGTTGTTGATACTGTGGCAACAGTCAGGATACAACTGAGATTCACGTCTCAAAAATATCTGCTTAAGATTCATATTGTAACTTGTTAGCAaaactttcttcctcttcatttttccttcatCGTTTTTAATTCACTGTTTACTGTGTTACTTTGTGGTAATGGTGCCAACTCCCTTGTTAGTGCTACCAGCTTACCTTGCACAGGCTGCCATTGCTTCCATTCCAAGGAATGGCAGGAAAAGTTCTGTAACCCTTCCCTTTGGCATAAGATGTGGAATAATCCTTGCATTTATATTTATGCAGTTGTTCTCCTCTATATCCTTCAAACTAACCTATTTGTGTAGTTTTCTGATTTTACTAGTCTTGTCTTGACAGCTTAATAAGGTTTTAAtcctaggttttttttcttttctttttttttccatcgaATCCAATTGCCTCTCATATTTCATCCTTGTTCCTTTTTTCATAGGCAGACTGAAACCAAGGTAGGCAGCATGATTTACTGAGTGGGCAGTCAATCAGGAAACCATCTCCCAGTGGAAACATTGCCAGACTGTAACTGCTGTCTCTCTCTCAGGCTGTCCTAAAtctctttttccttgtttgtgCAGTGAAATTCTGCTATTGCTTTCTGCACTCAGAAAGAGTGCAACTGTATCTATAACAGCCCCCTTTCACCCAGGGCAGAGGATCTTGAAAGAGCTTATACAGTGGACTGTATTTAAACACTGTATTCTGTGCTGATACTGCTTTTCTCAAAAACAAATGACCCCCTCCCTAGTTACAGTTTAATTCCCTTTCCCACCCCTCCTGTACACATAGGTGAAGATAACTTGGATGGGTTGATTTTATTCACAGAAACCGAATCATTCCAACAAAAGGTGCAGTGATGTGGAAAAGCTTCCAGCTTCAGAACCAATCCTTTTACAGGTGTGTTGGAGATGGGGTGAGGCAAGATGTTGACATGTTTTTGGTGTATTTATTAACTTTCTGCAAAGGCTGGATTGTTAACAACTGATCCTTGCTGTGAATTTCTCCCAGCATTACCCTCTCTATCGGAAAAGTGATGCTGAATGCAGTGGAGAAGATGCTGCCCCTCCAGAGGAGAAGAACATCGCATTTAAAGAAAAGTATGATGTACTATCTCAAGAGGCATCACAAAAGGTTTGGTTAATTTAGCagcccgtgtgtgtgtgtgtgtagatatttatagctgaaaaaaaaaaggactagaaAGGACAAATGCTCACTGAGACCAGCTGACCACAGCTGCCCCTGCTTTAATAAGGCCTTTGAGAGACTGCTTGTTAAAGCTGCTTCCTTAAGGATCACCTTGACCATGGCCTTGATTCTTACTGCACGTGTACAGGTGGTAAGTCCAGGTGCTCTCAAGTCTCCTGCAGTGTCATTCTCTCTAATTTAGCATTTGGTACTTTATGTAATGAGTACATTTGGACAAACTTGGTAGAAAGTCACTATTCTCCAGCACTCTGAAAGTATTGCTTTCGCTGAATAGATTACTACAGGAAAATGCAAAGTTGAAATACTCCCAGTAAATCTAATGAGTGGTATTTGTTTCCTTCTGTGGAAATGGGTTCACTCAAGACTAGCAGTACAAAATTCCCCCTTAGACAAGAAACAGCATTGCTTTATTCAAACAGGATTTTTTCCATTTGAGATGCCAGCAACATGGTATTGGCTTTGTTGTTCTAATTtgtatggccaaaaaaaaaaaaaaaaaatccagtatttgGGATGAGGGCCAAATGAGTGTGATTAATATTACAACAGCAACAAGTGTTTTACTGGAAAATGGTAGTTAATACAAAACACTCTGTAAGAATATTAGCACTCCCATTTTTTTATTCCGTCAGAAGAAAAAATTTGGTGTTAAGCTGAATTTGTTTTTAGTTATGACTTAACTTCTGGCTTTGCCCTTTTGTATTCTAGCTGATATGGTGGTTTCATCCCCGTTTGATTCTCAGTGGACATACACATAGTGCTTGTGAAGTGCTGCATGCAGGGAAAATTCCAGAAATCAGTGTCCCATCATTCAGTTGGAGGAATAGAAACAATCCTAATTTCATCATggtaagt
This Dromaius novaehollandiae isolate bDroNov1 chromosome 2, bDroNov1.hap1, whole genome shotgun sequence DNA region includes the following protein-coding sequences:
- the MPPE1 gene encoding metallophosphoesterase 1, which gives rise to MLRSSLSAVRTLPLKKRICFLMKLMCFISSVLIFCEFLIYYVVIFPCHWPEVKAGAHMGNKEISTSVLKAIILADTHLLGEIKGHWLDKLRREWQMERSFQTALWLLQPDIVFILGDVFDEGKWSSPQAWADDVRRFRKMFRHPVSTELVVIVGNHDIGFHYEMTTYKVKRFEKVFNFTSGKLITRKGINFVIVNSVAMEGDGCAVCRTSEAELVALSHKLNCSQQKPNHSNKRCSDVEKLPASEPILLQHYPLYRKSDAECSGEDAAPPEEKNIAFKEKYDVLSQEASQKLIWWFHPRLILSGHTHSACEVLHAGKIPEISVPSFSWRNRNNPNFIMGSITPTDFSLRKCFLPYESRVFTIYCAAGALLVILILAHFQLLTPPFYFAQRLISKHKAV